From Chryseobacterium sp. H1D6B, a single genomic window includes:
- a CDS encoding RagB/SusD family nutrient uptake outer membrane protein yields the protein MRKITTFIAVAALSFSSIGCDRFLDIQPEGKIIPVTAEDYRKVLTSAYAKYPLHRSLLALRTDETGIDENTSDFISYREIAMWKDSNNDQSTIEFPWVSFYSVVFYLNQIINEGSKTMADSPQKQQILAEAYALRAYVYFDMVNLYGKPYHAATASQDRGVPINLEIDLEQVLKPSSVQQVYDQVHADIEKADGLMTEQQQSGSINYRFSKVSLLAFKARAALYEGDWNKALGYSEQVLAVKGELSNLNTDGKAPNHYTSIESIMALDNPFNSAVQNISYASPELISKYNNAEDKRFKIYFEKNNNKYKIIKGGSSDYRVSFRTAELYFIKSEALVKLNRLSEAKDILLKFLKNRYSPAGYASVQNDISSMNVTEFMNFLMDERFREFALEGHRWFDLRRLDQKKIIHNINGQQYILLQNDVRYTIEFPKSAKKNNPFL from the coding sequence ATGAGAAAAATTACAACATTCATTGCGGTTGCAGCACTAAGTTTTTCCAGTATTGGATGCGATCGTTTTTTAGATATTCAGCCTGAAGGAAAGATCATCCCTGTTACTGCTGAGGATTACCGCAAGGTACTTACTTCGGCCTATGCAAAATATCCGCTCCACAGATCTTTATTAGCTCTCCGTACAGATGAGACCGGTATAGATGAAAATACCAGTGATTTTATTTCCTATCGTGAAATAGCGATGTGGAAAGACAGCAATAACGACCAGTCGACGATAGAGTTTCCTTGGGTAAGCTTTTATTCAGTGGTCTTTTATTTAAATCAGATTATCAATGAAGGATCAAAGACGATGGCAGATTCTCCTCAAAAGCAGCAGATTCTTGCAGAGGCCTATGCTCTTCGTGCGTATGTGTATTTTGATATGGTGAATTTATATGGGAAACCATATCATGCCGCTACAGCTTCTCAGGATAGAGGAGTTCCGATCAATTTAGAAATTGACCTTGAGCAGGTTTTAAAGCCTTCCAGCGTCCAGCAGGTATATGATCAGGTTCATGCAGATATTGAAAAAGCAGACGGACTAATGACAGAACAGCAGCAGTCGGGCAGTATCAATTATAGGTTTTCTAAAGTATCACTGCTGGCTTTTAAAGCCAGGGCTGCTCTTTATGAAGGGGATTGGAATAAAGCTTTAGGTTATTCAGAGCAGGTGCTTGCGGTGAAAGGAGAATTAAGCAATTTAAATACCGATGGTAAAGCGCCCAATCATTATACTTCAATAGAATCTATTATGGCTTTGGATAATCCATTTAATAGTGCAGTGCAGAATATATCTTATGCTTCTCCGGAATTGATTTCAAAATATAATAATGCGGAAGATAAAAGATTTAAGATTTATTTTGAAAAGAATAATAACAAGTATAAAATAATTAAAGGCGGAAGTTCTGATTACCGGGTATCTTTCAGAACAGCGGAGCTGTATTTTATAAAATCTGAAGCGTTAGTTAAATTAAACAGGCTTAGTGAAGCTAAAGATATACTTCTTAAGTTTTTGAAAAACCGATACAGTCCGGCAGGATATGCTTCCGTTCAAAATGACATTAGTTCAATGAACGTTACGGAATTCATGAATTTTCTAATGGATGAAAGATTTAGAGAATTTGCTTTGGAAGGACACCGCTGGTTTGATTTAAGAAGGCTGGATCAGAAAAAGATCATTCATAATATCAACGGACAGCAATATATTCTGCTTCAGAATGACGTAAGGTACACCATAGAGTTCCCGAAAAGTGCTAAGAAAAATAATCCGTTCTTATAA